A genome region from Staphylococcus capitis subsp. capitis includes the following:
- a CDS encoding RNA-binding protein, which yields MLGVSHIDIYQHFRREEQELIDQLIDKCNQADNHYAPVLTAFLDPRGQYILEVIVGSYDMLKVNFYGGPYAERKRAIIAPSYYEAQPEDFELSLLRIDYPEKFVSIHHQHVLGTLMSLGIEREQLGDIIVAGDIQFVLTERLESYIMFELNRIKGATVKLNSIPIKDMIQSEENWKIHSTTVSAMRLDVVLKDMIHKSRNIAKQLIEKKRVKVNHTIIDTPDFQLEQNDLLSIQGFGRAQITQIGGRTKKDKLHITYQTLFK from the coding sequence ATGTTAGGAGTGTCTCACATCGATATATATCAACATTTTAGAAGAGAAGAGCAAGAATTAATAGATCAATTAATAGATAAGTGCAATCAAGCTGATAATCATTATGCGCCCGTGCTTACTGCATTTTTAGATCCAAGGGGTCAATATATCTTAGAAGTAATCGTAGGGAGTTATGATATGTTAAAAGTCAACTTTTATGGTGGCCCTTATGCTGAAAGAAAACGTGCTATCATAGCTCCCTCATATTATGAAGCACAACCAGAAGATTTTGAACTTTCACTATTACGCATCGATTATCCTGAGAAATTTGTTTCAATTCATCACCAACATGTGTTGGGTACCTTAATGTCTTTAGGTATTGAAAGAGAGCAATTGGGAGATATTATAGTCGCTGGTGATATACAATTTGTTTTGACAGAACGTTTAGAATCTTATATTATGTTTGAATTAAATAGGATTAAAGGTGCAACAGTTAAACTTAATTCTATTCCTATAAAAGATATGATACAATCAGAAGAGAATTGGAAAATTCACAGCACGACTGTAAGTGCAATGAGATTGGACGTTGTTTTGAAAGATATGATCCATAAATCTCGTAATATAGCAAAGCAATTAATAGAAAAGAAGAGAGTCAAAGTGAATCATACTATTATTGATACACCTGACTTTCAATTAGAACAAAATGATCTTCTTTCTATCCAAGGATTTGGCAGAGCTCAAATTACTCAAATTGGAGGAAGAACTAAAAAAGATAAACTACACATTACCTATCAAACATTATTTAAATAG
- a CDS encoding YggT family protein, which yields MDIGLLSTIFRFILFLVQIYYIGMIIYFFTSWVPSIRESKVGEFLGKIYEPFLEPFRKIIPPIGIIDISSIAAIIVLMLFQRGLVSIFNMILTHLA from the coding sequence ATGGATATCGGTCTACTTAGTACTATATTCCGATTTATATTATTTTTAGTTCAAATTTATTATATAGGAATGATTATTTATTTCTTCACTTCTTGGGTTCCAAGCATTAGAGAATCAAAAGTGGGAGAATTTCTTGGTAAAATTTATGAACCTTTTTTAGAACCATTTAGAAAAATCATTCCGCCCATTGGTATCATAGATATTTCTTCTATAGCAGCGATTATTGTATTAATGTTATTTCAAAGAGGTTTAGTGTCTATTTTTAATATGATACTTACACATTTAGCGTAA
- a CDS encoding cell division protein SepF, whose product MSPLALKDLFNGFFVVEDEEEVEAPEERETSHTRERGQERDVESRNENNLTSSQSQNNVNKQNAIKSVPQKSTTRKSATSEERNYRMNNNSKSNSRNVVTMNQSSQNYATQESSKMCLFEPRVFSDTQDIADELKNRRATLVNLQRIDKVSAKRIIDFLSGTVYAIGGDIQRVGTDIFLCTPDNVEVAGSITDHIENMEQHYE is encoded by the coding sequence GTGAGCCCCTTGGCTTTAAAGGATTTATTTAATGGATTTTTTGTAGTAGAAGATGAAGAAGAAGTTGAAGCACCTGAAGAACGTGAAACATCTCATACACGTGAGCGTGGTCAAGAACGTGATGTTGAATCACGAAATGAAAATAATTTAACATCATCGCAATCACAAAATAATGTGAACAAACAAAATGCAATTAAATCTGTGCCACAAAAGAGCACAACAAGAAAAAGTGCAACTTCTGAAGAAAGGAATTATCGTATGAATAATAATTCTAAAAGTAATTCTCGTAATGTTGTAACTATGAATCAATCATCACAAAATTATGCGACTCAAGAAAGCTCTAAAATGTGCTTATTTGAACCACGTGTATTTTCAGATACACAAGATATTGCGGATGAATTAAAAAATAGACGTGCTACTTTAGTTAACTTACAACGTATTGATAAAGTATCTGCTAAACGCATTATTGATTTCTTAAGTGGAACGGTATATGCGATTGGTGGAGATATTCAACGTGTAGGCACTGATATATTCTTATGTACACCTGATAACGTAGAAGTTGCTGGAAGCATAACTGATCATATCGAAAACATGGAGCAACATTACGAATAA
- a CDS encoding YggS family pyridoxal phosphate-dependent enzyme: MSVKQNLRQIEQKISEHLEKSSNSAHPHVIAVTKYVTIERAKEAYEAGIRHFGENRLEGFKEKKATLPDDAVFHFIGSLQSRKVKEVINEVDYFHALDRLSLAKEINKRADHVISCFLQVNVSGEESKHGIALDEVNEFLKELKAYENIKVIGLMTMAPLTDDSAYIKSIFNDLRHKKEEIQQFNLEHAPCTELSMGMSNDYQIAVEEGATFVRIGTKLVGEEE, translated from the coding sequence GTGAGTGTTAAACAAAATTTAAGGCAAATTGAACAAAAAATAAGTGAACATTTAGAAAAAAGTTCTAATTCAGCACACCCTCACGTGATTGCAGTGACAAAGTATGTTACAATAGAGCGAGCTAAAGAAGCTTATGAAGCAGGTATTAGGCACTTTGGCGAAAATAGATTAGAAGGCTTCAAAGAGAAAAAAGCAACATTACCTGATGATGCTGTATTTCATTTTATTGGTTCTTTGCAATCTAGAAAAGTTAAAGAAGTAATTAATGAAGTTGACTATTTTCACGCTTTAGATCGCCTGAGTTTAGCTAAGGAGATTAATAAGAGAGCAGACCATGTTATATCTTGTTTTTTACAAGTTAATGTTTCTGGGGAAGAATCTAAACATGGTATAGCATTAGACGAAGTTAATGAATTTTTAAAAGAATTAAAAGCTTATGAAAACATCAAAGTAATTGGTTTAATGACAATGGCACCTTTAACTGATGATAGTGCGTACATAAAATCAATTTTCAATGATTTAAGACATAAAAAAGAAGAAATTCAACAATTCAATTTAGAACATGCACCTTGCACAGAATTATCTATGGGAATGAGTAATGACTATCAGATAGCAGTTGAAGAAGGTGCAACCTTCGTCAGAATTGGGACTAAACTTGTAGGAGAAGAGGAGTGA
- the pgeF gene encoding peptidoglycan editing factor PgeF, producing MTEKFIKKEHYLDYDVKPTSNIKLGFTTRENGLSHYPEHAFNLARYVDDNQENITQHQEILANEIEFNRKDWVFPIQTHGNKVTEITEEHRGMNIDKLTNDLYGIDGIFTYDSNILLTMCYADCVPVYFYSENHGYVGLAHAGWRGTYGEIVKEMVRRINFDLRDLHVVIGPATSNTYEINDDIKDKFETLSIDSSKYIDSRAVDKHGIDLKKANALLLEEVGVPSDNIYITEYATSENLDLFFSYRIEKGQTGRMLAFIGRK from the coding sequence GTGACTGAAAAGTTTATAAAGAAAGAACATTATTTAGATTATGATGTAAAACCTACTAGTAATATTAAGCTCGGTTTCACAACTAGAGAGAATGGGCTGAGTCATTATCCTGAACACGCTTTTAACTTGGCGAGATACGTGGATGATAACCAAGAGAATATCACTCAACATCAGGAAATCCTTGCAAATGAAATAGAATTTAATAGAAAAGACTGGGTTTTTCCAATTCAAACTCATGGAAATAAAGTCACAGAAATTACTGAAGAACATCGAGGTATGAACATTGATAAATTAACTAATGACTTATATGGTATAGATGGTATTTTCACATATGATTCCAATATATTATTAACCATGTGTTATGCTGATTGTGTTCCTGTTTACTTCTACAGCGAAAATCATGGATATGTGGGCCTCGCCCATGCTGGGTGGCGTGGAACTTATGGTGAAATTGTTAAAGAAATGGTTAGAAGAATTAACTTTGATTTAAGAGATTTACATGTGGTCATCGGACCAGCAACATCTAATACCTACGAGATAAATGATGATATCAAAGACAAATTTGAAACATTATCAATAGATTCATCTAAATATATTGACTCGCGTGCGGTAGATAAACACGGCATTGATTTAAAGAAAGCCAATGCTTTATTACTTGAAGAAGTAGGCGTTCCATCAGATAATATTTATATAACTGAATATGCTACTTCTGAAAATTTAGACTTATTTTTCTCATATAGAATTGAAAAAGGTCAAACTGGGCGTATGTTAGCATTTATAGGTCGCAAGTAA
- the ftsZ gene encoding cell division protein FtsZ, with the protein MLEFEQGFNHLATLKVIGVGGGGNNAVNRMIDHGMNNVEFIAINTDGQALNLSKAESKIQIGEKLTRGLGAGANPEIGKKAAEESREQIEDAIQGADMVFVTAGMGGGTGTGAAPVVAKIAKEMGALTVGVVTRPFGFEGRKRQTQAAAGVEAMKAAVDTLIVIPNDRLLDIVDKSTPMMEAFKEADNVLRQGVQGISDLIAVSGEVNLDFADVKTIMSNQGSALMGIGVSSGENRAVEAAKKAISSPLLETSIVGAQGVLMNITGGESLSLFEAQEAADIVQDAADEDVNMIFGTVINPELQDEIVVTVIATGFEDKPSSQGRKATSTGFGSSVNSNSSNQSHSAPKEDSFATNTSSSSQSSEGVSERSHSTKDDDIPSFIRNREERRSRRTRR; encoded by the coding sequence ATGTTAGAATTTGAACAAGGATTTAATCATTTAGCTACATTGAAAGTCATCGGTGTAGGTGGCGGCGGTAACAACGCTGTTAATCGTATGATTGACCATGGTATGAATAACGTTGAGTTTATCGCTATCAATACGGATGGGCAAGCACTTAACTTATCTAAAGCGGAATCAAAAATCCAAATTGGTGAAAAGTTAACAAGAGGTCTTGGTGCAGGTGCTAATCCGGAAATTGGTAAAAAAGCTGCCGAAGAATCACGTGAACAAATCGAAGATGCTATCCAAGGTGCAGACATGGTATTCGTTACTGCTGGTATGGGTGGCGGTACTGGTACAGGAGCTGCTCCAGTTGTCGCTAAAATCGCTAAAGAAATGGGTGCTTTAACAGTAGGTGTTGTAACTCGTCCATTCGGTTTTGAAGGACGTAAACGTCAAACTCAAGCCGCTGCAGGTGTTGAAGCAATGAAAGCTGCAGTTGATACATTAATCGTTATTCCTAACGATCGTTTATTAGATATCGTAGATAAATCAACACCTATGATGGAAGCATTTAAAGAAGCAGATAATGTATTACGTCAAGGTGTACAAGGTATCTCAGATCTAATCGCTGTATCAGGTGAAGTAAACTTAGACTTTGCAGACGTTAAGACGATTATGTCTAACCAAGGTTCAGCATTAATGGGTATCGGTGTATCTTCTGGTGAAAACAGAGCAGTTGAAGCAGCTAAAAAAGCTATTTCTTCACCATTATTAGAAACTTCAATTGTTGGTGCGCAAGGCGTACTTATGAATATTACTGGTGGAGAATCACTTTCATTATTTGAAGCTCAAGAAGCAGCTGATATTGTTCAAGATGCAGCTGACGAAGATGTAAACATGATTTTCGGTACAGTAATTAATCCTGAACTTCAAGATGAAATCGTTGTTACAGTAATTGCTACAGGTTTTGAAGATAAACCGTCATCTCAAGGTCGTAAAGCTACAAGTACTGGTTTCGGTTCAAGTGTAAATAGCAATTCTTCTAACCAAAGTCATTCTGCTCCTAAAGAAGACTCATTTGCTACAAACACTTCATCTAGCTCTCAATCTTCAGAAGGTGTAAGCGAAAGAAGTCACTCTACTAAAGATGACGATATTCCTAGCTTCATTAGAAATAGAGAGGAAAGACGTTCTAGAAGAACAAGACGCTAA
- the ftsA gene encoding cell division protein FtsA, whose product MEEHYYVSIDIGSSSVKTIVGEKFHNGINVIGTGQTYTSGIKNGLIDDFDIARQAIKDTIKKASIASGVDIKEVFLKLPIIGTEVYDESNEIEFYEDTEINGTHIESVLDGIRDKNDVTETEVINVFPIRFVVDKDNEVSDPKELIARHSLKVDAGVIAIQKSILINMIKCVEACGVDVLDVYSDAYNYGSILTATEKELGACVIDIGEDLTQIAFYERGELVDADSIEMAGRDITDDIAQGLNTTYDTAEKIKHQYGHAFYDSASEQDVFSVDQIDSEEHVQYTQKDLSDYIEQRVEDIFFEVFDVLQELGLTKVNGGFIVTGGSANLLGVKELLQDMVSEKVRIHTPSQMGIRKPEFSSAISTISSSIAFDELLDYVTISYQDNEEFEEEVIESEDKDNESKSSGFDWFKRKSNKKENHEEEPETPREESYEGRREHHEEDYHQAEGKDKEEGKFKKLMKSLFE is encoded by the coding sequence ATGGAGGAACATTACTATGTAAGTATAGATATAGGTTCATCAAGCGTAAAAACGATAGTAGGCGAAAAATTTCACAATGGAATAAATGTGATAGGTACAGGACAAACCTACACTAGCGGTATCAAAAATGGTCTTATTGATGATTTTGATATTGCGAGACAAGCAATCAAAGATACGATTAAGAAGGCTTCAATTGCCTCTGGTGTAGATATAAAAGAAGTATTCTTAAAGTTACCTATCATTGGTACCGAAGTATACGATGAATCAAATGAAATTGAGTTTTATGAAGATACTGAAATTAATGGAACACACATTGAATCGGTTTTAGATGGAATTCGTGATAAGAATGATGTAACAGAAACAGAAGTGATTAATGTCTTTCCTATACGATTCGTAGTTGATAAAGACAATGAAGTTTCTGACCCTAAAGAATTAATTGCTAGACACTCATTGAAAGTTGATGCAGGCGTTATAGCGATACAAAAATCTATTTTAATTAATATGATTAAATGTGTTGAAGCATGTGGCGTAGATGTATTAGATGTTTATTCTGATGCTTATAATTATGGTTCAATTTTAACCGCTACAGAGAAAGAATTAGGCGCTTGTGTCATTGATATTGGCGAAGATTTAACTCAAATTGCTTTTTATGAGCGTGGAGAGTTAGTCGATGCTGATTCAATTGAAATGGCTGGTCGTGATATCACTGATGATATTGCGCAAGGCTTGAATACTACATATGATACTGCTGAGAAGATTAAGCATCAATATGGACATGCTTTCTATGATTCTGCTTCAGAGCAAGATGTATTCTCAGTAGATCAAATTGATAGTGAAGAACATGTTCAATATACTCAGAAAGATTTAAGCGATTATATCGAACAACGAGTAGAGGATATATTCTTTGAAGTGTTCGATGTGTTACAAGAACTTGGACTTACTAAAGTAAATGGCGGATTTATTGTTACAGGTGGTTCTGCTAACTTACTTGGTGTAAAAGAATTGCTACAAGATATGGTAAGTGAAAAGGTAAGAATTCATACTCCATCACAAATGGGTATAAGAAAGCCTGAATTCTCTTCTGCTATTTCGACAATTTCTAGTAGTATCGCTTTTGACGAGTTATTAGATTATGTTACAATTAGTTATCAAGATAATGAAGAATTTGAAGAGGAAGTTATCGAATCAGAAGATAAAGATAACGAATCTAAATCAAGCGGTTTTGATTGGTTTAAACGTAAATCAAACAAAAAAGAGAATCATGAGGAAGAACCTGAAACGCCTCGTGAGGAATCATATGAAGGCCGCAGAGAACATCACGAAGAAGATTATCATCAAGCAGAAGGTAAGGACAAAGAAGAAGGTAAATTTAAAAAATTAATGAAATCTCTATTTGAATGA
- a CDS encoding cell division protein FtsQ/DivIB yields the protein MDENNKNKNDKVSRIEDFTTSKKDNNDKDDVSLFRRNKDFRNRKRKRFGDRVKDDEYSNEEIHEDDTREMERTQQDEKTQYKKEHDNESLDNGDEVIQHHNNADTKPNEDYKKESNEDIEDKEESYSDSKSDSSEANQDEKDKIEKDAQEEKSGRKGFINKIPFSKNNSKHNKEKDKNEHQKPLTLEKKRALRRKRQKRIQYVIITVLILLIVIFLLYMFTPLSKISNVNIKGNNNVSKSKINKELNVTSHSRMYTFSKRKAINNLKKNPLIKDVEIHKQLPNTLNVKVTEYQVVGLEKNKDSYVPIIEDGKELKDYSDDVSHDGPIIDGFKGNKKTRIIQALSEMSPEVRSLIGEVSYAPEKNKQNRIEIFTKDDMQVVGDITTIADKMKYYPQMSQSLSRDDSGNLKTDGYIDLSVGASFIPYSGATGAESESDQNVTKSTQQESEAKEELQSVLNKINNQSKDNN from the coding sequence ATGGATGAAAATAATAAAAATAAAAATGATAAAGTTTCGCGTATTGAAGATTTTACTACATCTAAGAAAGACAATAATGATAAAGATGATGTGAGTCTTTTTAGAAGAAATAAAGATTTCCGTAATAGAAAAAGAAAACGTTTCGGTGATAGAGTTAAAGATGATGAATATTCGAATGAGGAAATACATGAAGATGATACTCGCGAGATGGAACGTACGCAACAAGATGAAAAGACTCAATATAAGAAAGAACACGATAATGAAAGTCTAGACAATGGTGATGAAGTAATTCAACATCATAATAATGCTGACACAAAACCAAATGAAGATTATAAAAAAGAATCAAATGAGGACATCGAAGATAAAGAAGAATCCTACTCAGATAGTAAAAGTGATTCTTCTGAAGCTAACCAAGATGAGAAGGATAAGATAGAAAAAGATGCTCAAGAAGAGAAAAGTGGTAGAAAAGGTTTTATAAATAAGATACCTTTTTCTAAAAACAACAGTAAACACAACAAAGAAAAAGATAAAAATGAACATCAAAAACCTCTAACATTGGAGAAAAAAAGAGCGTTACGCCGAAAAAGACAAAAGAGAATACAGTATGTCATTATTACTGTATTAATATTGTTGATTGTTATTTTCTTACTTTATATGTTTACTCCTTTAAGCAAGATTTCTAATGTAAATATTAAAGGTAATAACAATGTTAGTAAGAGTAAAATCAATAAAGAGTTAAATGTCACATCTCATTCAAGAATGTACACATTTAGTAAGAGAAAGGCAATTAACAATTTGAAGAAGAATCCTTTAATCAAGGATGTGGAAATTCATAAACAATTGCCAAACACGTTAAATGTAAAAGTAACTGAGTATCAAGTTGTTGGTTTAGAAAAAAATAAAGACAGTTACGTTCCAATTATTGAAGATGGCAAAGAATTAAAAGATTATAGTGATGATGTTTCACATGATGGGCCAATTATCGATGGCTTTAAAGGAAATAAAAAAACACGAATCATTCAAGCTTTATCTGAAATGTCACCTGAAGTGAGAAGTTTAATTGGTGAAGTGAGTTATGCTCCAGAAAAGAATAAACAAAATAGAATAGAGATCTTTACTAAAGATGATATGCAAGTTGTCGGTGATATAACTACAATAGCTGATAAAATGAAATATTATCCGCAGATGTCCCAATCTTTAAGTAGAGATGATTCAGGCAATCTTAAGACGGATGGATACATTGATTTATCAGTCGGTGCTTCGTTTATACCTTATAGTGGAGCAACAGGTGCTGAGTCTGAATCTGATCAGAATGTAACTAAATCTACTCAGCAAGAAAGTGAAGCTAAGGAAGAACTTCAAAGTGTTTTAAATAAAATTAATAATCAATCAAAAGATAATAATTAA
- the murD gene encoding UDP-N-acetylmuramoyl-L-alanine--D-glutamate ligase, giving the protein MLNYTGLENKNVLVVGLAKSGYEAAKLLAKLGANVKVNDGKDLSQDAHAKDLESMGIEVVSGEHPLSLLDDNPIIVKNPGIPYTVSIIDEAVRRGLKILTEVELSYLISEAPIIGVTGTNGKTTVTSLIGDMFKKSIITGRLSGNIGYVASKVAQEAKADEYLITELSSFQLLGINEYKPHIAIITNIYSAHLDYHESLENYQNAKKQIYKNQTEDDYLICNYHQRHLIETENLKAKTLYFSTQQEVNGIYIKDGFIVFNGVRIINVKDLVLPGEHNLENILAAVLAAILAGVPVKAIVDSLTTFSGIDHRLQYIGTNRTNKYYNDSKATNTLATQFALNSFQQPIIWLCGGLDRGNDFDELIPYMNNVRVMIVFGETQEKFAKLGNSQGKYVIKATNVEDAVDKIQDIIEPNDVVLLSPACASWDQYKTFEERGEKFIERFRAHLPSY; this is encoded by the coding sequence GTGCTAAATTACACAGGATTAGAAAATAAAAATGTTCTAGTAGTTGGCTTAGCTAAAAGCGGTTATGAAGCAGCTAAATTATTAGCTAAATTAGGCGCAAACGTCAAAGTAAATGATGGAAAAGACCTTTCCCAAGACGCACATGCAAAAGATCTTGAATCAATGGGAATTGAGGTTGTTAGTGGAGAACACCCTCTTTCACTACTTGATGATAATCCTATTATCGTCAAAAATCCGGGTATTCCTTATACAGTTTCAATTATTGATGAGGCAGTTCGAAGAGGTTTAAAAATCTTAACCGAAGTCGAATTAAGTTACCTTATTTCTGAAGCGCCTATTATAGGTGTTACTGGTACTAATGGGAAGACAACTGTGACATCTTTAATTGGAGATATGTTTAAAAAAAGTATCATAACAGGACGTTTATCAGGAAATATAGGCTATGTTGCTTCGAAGGTGGCTCAGGAAGCTAAAGCTGATGAATATTTAATTACAGAACTTTCATCTTTCCAATTACTAGGTATTAATGAATATAAGCCTCACATAGCTATCATTACAAATATATACTCAGCACATCTAGATTATCATGAGTCTTTAGAAAATTATCAAAATGCTAAAAAGCAAATTTATAAAAATCAAACTGAAGATGATTATCTTATTTGTAACTATCATCAAAGACATTTAATTGAAACAGAGAATCTCAAAGCAAAAACACTTTACTTTTCAACACAGCAAGAAGTTAATGGAATATATATTAAAGACGGATTTATCGTATTTAATGGCGTTCGTATAATAAATGTTAAAGATTTAGTTTTACCAGGCGAACACAACTTAGAGAATATTTTGGCTGCAGTATTAGCTGCTATTTTGGCAGGCGTACCAGTTAAAGCCATCGTAGATAGTCTGACAACTTTCTCAGGAATTGATCATAGACTGCAATACATTGGTACTAATCGTACGAATAAATATTACAATGATTCAAAAGCAACTAATACTTTAGCTACTCAATTCGCTTTAAATTCATTCCAACAACCTATTATTTGGTTATGTGGTGGTTTAGATAGAGGTAACGACTTTGATGAGCTTATACCATATATGAATAATGTACGTGTGATGATTGTTTTTGGAGAAACACAAGAAAAATTTGCTAAACTAGGTAATAGCCAAGGTAAATATGTAATTAAAGCAACTAACGTTGAAGATGCAGTTGATAAGATTCAAGACATTATCGAACCTAATGATGTGGTGTTACTATCACCAGCTTGTGCAAGTTGGGATCAATATAAAACATTTGAAGAACGTGGTGAGAAATTTATCGAGAGATTCCGAGCACACTTGCCATCTTATTAA
- the mraY gene encoding phospho-N-acetylmuramoyl-pentapeptide-transferase, giving the protein MLFIYAIIALLITFILVPVLIPTLKRMKFGQSIREEGPQSHMKKTGTPTMGGLTFLISIIITSIIAIIFVDKSNPIILLLLVTIGFGLIGFIDDYIIVVKKNNQGLTSKQKFLAQILIAVIFFVLGDIFHLVNFATNLHIPFTHFDLPLSFAYVIFIIFWQVGFSNAVNLTDGLDGLATGLSIIGFAIYAIMSFILDSPAIGTFCVIMVFALIGFLPYNLNPAKVFMGDTGSLALGGIFATISIMLNQELSLIFVGLVFVIETLSVMMQVASYKLTKKRIFKMSPIHHHFELSGWGEWKVVTVFWTVGLISGLIGLWIGVH; this is encoded by the coding sequence ATGTTATTTATATATGCGATCATCGCACTACTCATAACATTTATATTAGTACCCGTGCTCATTCCAACCTTGAAAAGAATGAAATTTGGCCAAAGTATCAGAGAAGAAGGGCCTCAAAGCCACATGAAAAAAACAGGAACACCGACTATGGGTGGACTCACGTTTTTAATAAGTATTATTATTACTTCTATTATTGCGATTATATTTGTCGATAAATCAAACCCTATTATCTTATTATTATTAGTTACAATTGGATTTGGGTTAATTGGATTTATTGATGACTACATTATCGTAGTTAAGAAGAATAACCAAGGTTTAACGAGTAAACAAAAATTCTTAGCTCAAATTTTAATTGCAGTTATATTCTTTGTGCTGGGTGATATCTTTCATTTAGTCAATTTCGCTACAAACTTACATATTCCATTTACTCATTTTGATTTACCCCTCTCTTTTGCTTATGTAATATTCATAATCTTTTGGCAGGTTGGTTTCTCAAATGCGGTTAACTTAACTGATGGATTGGATGGCTTAGCTACTGGGTTATCTATCATTGGATTTGCAATCTATGCGATTATGAGCTTTATACTAGATTCTCCAGCAATCGGTACATTCTGTGTCATCATGGTGTTTGCATTAATTGGCTTTTTACCTTATAACCTTAACCCTGCTAAAGTGTTTATGGGTGACACAGGTAGTCTAGCATTAGGGGGAATATTTGCCACAATTTCAATTATGTTAAATCAAGAATTGTCACTTATCTTTGTAGGATTAGTATTCGTAATTGAAACATTATCAGTTATGATGCAAGTGGCGTCTTATAAATTAACTAAGAAACGAATTTTTAAAATGAGTCCTATTCATCATCATTTTGAATTAAGTGGATGGGGAGAATGGAAAGTAGTAACTGTATTCTGGACAGTAGGTTTAATTTCAGGATTAATAGGCTTATGGATTGGAGTGCATTAG